A region of Saccharomyces kudriavzevii IFO 1802 strain IFO1802 genome assembly, chromosome: 14 DNA encodes the following proteins:
- the SKDI14G0960 gene encoding uncharacterized protein (similar to Saccharomyces cerevisiae YNL234W; ancestral locus Anc_2.9), with translation MVDNREFYSQLVFSKDMPSGNVPCTEVMMYNVSLPHRNSSSAGHIDSLRTKGRASSHDHSMRSEMSSKNSASDFTPKSISQSEDNVYQMREEGDGSPSMKRSDFKINQRDLLLLRMSWDILLKEYLTPEELKLFQRILYSNKNITSTERPYLNNAFDGMITKTLDPTLRSHKNKKKDNNNNNNNNSKVDTALFCSQFYDNLIVMDPLLEEYFPSLRHQAVSFCKVLNSAIENLEDVHILDDYIVKLGKRHSRILGIKTIGFEVMGKAFMTTLQDRFGSFFTLELKNLWGKLYSYLANCMITAGKDPMKISQPGALNRENSLFLNSSVPKLATADITTSNKPQLVKTKNATTPNNITQVLTSKPLLEIPLENSSTRTNSDRESTATSPNGPRSMKPSIGSSTVVESSSKKNNYEEKIHLLQRTAHQKNCSIM, from the coding sequence ATGGTAGACAACAGGGAATTTTATTCTCAGTTGGTATTCAGTAAAGATATGCCTAGCGGGAATGTTCCTTGTACGGAAGTGATGATGTACAACGTATCCTTACCTCACCGCAATAGCAGTAGTGCGGGCCACATCGACAGCTTGAGGACTAAAGGGAGAGCAAGCTCTCATGATCATTCCATGCGGAGTGAAATGTCGTCCAAGAACTCCGCAAGCGATTTTACGCCAAAGTCCATTTCACAATCCGAAGACAACGTCTACCAGATGAGGGAAGAAGGAGACGGTTCTCCAAGTATGAAGAGGTCCGATTTTAAAATCAATCAAAGAGACTTATTGTTACTTCGAATGTCATGGGATATCCTTCTCAAGGAGTATCTAACCCCCGAAGAACTAAAACTCTTCCAAAGAATTCTATActcaaataaaaacattACTTCCACAGAAAGACCCTATTTAAATAACGCTTTTGATGGAATGATTACCAAAACTCTTGATCCTACGCTTAGATCgcataaaaataaaaagaaggataataataataataataataataatagcaaAGTTGATACGGCGTTGTTTTGTTCACAGTTTTATGACAACTTGATTGTTATGGACCCGTTATTAGAAGAGTATTTCCCGTCATTAAGGCATCAAGCCGTTTCGTTTTGCAAGGTGCTCAATTCTGCTATTGAAAACCTTGAAGACGTTCACATCTTAGATGACTACATCGTGAAGTTAGGTAAACGTCATTCTAGGATTCTCGGCATTAAGACCATTGGATTTGAAGTTATGGGTAAGGCATTTATGACTACATTGCAAGACAGATTCGGATCTTTTTTCACGCTGGAACTCAAGAATCTTTGGGGCAAACTTTACTCTTATTTGGCAAATTGTATGATTACAGCGGGAAAGGATCCAATGAAAATATCTCAGCCAGGCGCCTTAAACCGagaaaattcattatttttaaatTCATCAGTTCCTAAACTTGCGACTGCTGATATAACCACTAGCAACAAGCCACAACTGgtcaaaaccaaaaatgcCACCACACCCAATAACATTACACAGGTGCTTACGTCAAAACCCCTGTTGGAAATACCTTTGGAAAATTCCTCGACTCGAACCAATAGTGATCGTGAATCCACTGCAACCTCACCAAACGGGCCTAGAAGCATGAAACCTAGTATTGGCAGCAGCACTGTTGTGGAAAGCAgctcgaaaaaaaataattacGAAGAGAAAATCCATCTACTACAGAGAACTGCCCACCAGAAAAACTGCTCCATTATGTAA
- the SIN4 gene encoding Sin4p (similar to Saccharomyces cerevisiae SIN4 (YNL236W); ancestral locus Anc_2.8), producing MILGEHLMSWSKTGIIAYSDSQSPNANICLTFLESINGINWRFHTPQKYVLHPQLHEVQYPENSSTSSSHSTATSVNGSTAAGIGSTPNFGSSIKSAPQFFYNISSIHWNNWFSLPGDMLAVCDELGNMTMLITGQRPDRATTYEKLTMVFQDNVYKIYNHVMPLKPVDKLKPMNIERKQTRKEYNTSILEFHWLTSSKSVIVSQFCAFDSSSNTYRSRAQQVPPYGVFHPPFIKYACLAIRKNGQIDFWYQFSNSKDHKKITLQLLNTLNQRFKDLQWLEFAKITPMNDDQCMLITTYSILSKKISFYKLHVNWNLNTAKPNILNDPSLKIQYILSTTLDPTDDEGHALKLANLHVVSKSSIEKDPSPEILILYNVCDTSKSLVKRYRLTKTQLSAEYLVILKPDLNIDRSNPKNQIFQSRRYNLRHHTDIVLDKKVTLITSEMFDGFVSFYFEDGTIQSYNQNDWKLETERLISQSQLGKFKNIIASPLSAGFNYGKLPLPSSLEWMQVSPSMCGVIVKQCNKKWPQFYAAAQSNYTDSEKDSINATALAFGYVKSLHQQISAEDLTIAAKTHILKISSFDKKRAKEFITTLLRSLYAFFNISPDAPKEVMDKIITSRPLQKIMLLQLELGSCFEHENIEEMARVILYLKNVLFAFNGVARNFHFAIEQISNNSNQQQNPKLFQTIFSKQDLIHSLIPVAKWFVKFVTYLIQEILILINDPTNKEYTLVHGIFGAKMSRTLILSILNEIKKVTQIVAKFPETSYPILNESSTFLKLVLSESPVDFEKFETFLVDVNNKFIALCEQQPSQEREFSLLVKAEIPLEYAKVGDFLLQYANNAVISHANAAAVYFADTSGLKISNTEFFNSKIFHLLQPLEKGLIVDVDQLPKDCRTSKSFSKLLYDDVTCDKLSKSEISDGKLKRCSRCGSVTRAGNTISSGKTIVPTSIQTKRWPTMYTRLCICSGMLFEMEN from the coding sequence ATGATATTGGGAGAGCATTTAATGAGCTGGTCAAAAACTGGCATTATTGCATATAGTGATTCGCAATCGCCAAATGCCAATATTTGCTTAACATTTTTGGAATCCATTAATGGGATAAATTGGCGATTTCATACGCCACAAAAATATGTCCTACATCCACAATTGCACGAAGTCCAATACCCTGAAAATAGCAGTACTTCAAGTAGTCACTCGACAGCAACTTCTGTGAACGGATCAACTGCAGCTGGCATAGGCAGTACTCCGAATTTTGGAAGCAGCATTAAGTCTGCTCCACAGTTTTTCTATAATATATCGTCGATTCATTGGAACAACTGGTTTAGTTTGCCAGGGGATATGTTAGCTGTATGTGATGAATTGGGTAACATGACTATGTTAATTACAGGGCAACGCCCTGATCGTGCCACGAcatatgaaaaattaacaATGGTATTCCAGGATAATGTTTATAAAATCTATAATCATGTCATGCCCTTGAAACCCGTTGACAAGCTAAAGCCAATGAATATCGAAAGAAAGCAAACAAGGAAGGAATACAATACATCCATTCTTGAGTTTCACTGGCTCACGTCCTCAAAATCGGTAATCGTTTCTCAATTTTGTGCATTTGATAGTAGTTCCAACACGTACAGAAGTAGAGCTCAGCAAGTACCTCCATATGGTGTTTTCCACCCACCATTTATAAAATATGCATGTTTGGCAATTAGGAAGAACGGTCAAATTGATTTTTGGTATCAATTTTCAAACTCAAAAGAccacaaaaaaataactttACAACTGCTAAACACATTAAATCAAAGGTTCAAGGATCTTCAGTGGCTAGAATTTGCTAAAATTACGCCTATGAATGATGATCAATGTATGCTAATAACGACATACTCAATACTGTCCAAAAAGATATCATTTTACAAGCTACATGTCAATTGGAACCTTAACACTGCCAAGCCAAACATCCTGAACGAtccatctttgaaaatacAATACATACTGAGTACAACCCTAGACCCAACGGACGATGAAGGCCACGCGTTGAAGTTGGCGAACCTGCATGTTGTATCGAAGTCttccattgaaaaagatccTTCTCCGGAAATTCTGATTTTGTATAATGTTTGCGATACGTCGAAATCATTGGTGAAAAGATATAGATTAACTAAAACACAACTTTCGGCCGAATATTTGGTAATATTAAAACCAGATTTGAACATCGATCGAAGTAACCCAAAAAACCAAATCTTTCAGTCACGTCGTTATAACCTTCGTCACCATACTGATATTGTCCTTGACAAAAAGGTCACTTTGATAACTTCCGAGATGTTCGATGgatttgtttcattttattttgaagatggtACCATCCAATCCTATAACCAGAATGATTGGAAATTGGAAACTGAACGGCTCATAAGTCAAAGTCAATTGggaaaatttaaaaatattattgCGTCTCCATTAAGTGCTGGATTCAATTATGGGAAACTTCCCTTACCATCATCACTAGAGTGGATGCAAGTTTCACCATCTATGTGTGGGGTTATCGTTAAACAGTGCAACAAAAAATGGCCACAGTTTTATGCTGCGGCTCAAAGCAACTACACAGACTCTGAAAAGGATTCTATAAACGCGACAGCTTTGGCATTTGGATACGTCAAAAGTTTACACCAGCAAATATCTGCTGAAGATTTAACGATTGCCGCGAAAACGCATATACTCAAGATTTCGTCTTTTGATAAGAAAAGGGCCAAAGAATTCATTACAACTTTATTGAGAAGCTTATATGCTTTTTTTAACATCTCTCCCGACGCACCTAAGGAAGTTATGGATAAAATTATTACAAGTAGACCGctacaaaaaatcatgtTATTACAGCTGGAACTCGGGAGCTGCTTTGAAcatgaaaatattgaagaaatggcaAGAGTTATCctatatttgaaaaatgttctATTCGCATTTAATGGTGTAGCGAggaattttcattttgccATTGAGCAAATAAGCAATAATTCCAACCAACAACAAAACCCAAAGTTATTTCAAACTATATTTTCGAAACAGGATCTCATTCATTCGTTAATTCCCGTTGCAAAATGGTTTGTTAAATTCGTTACTTATTTGATCCAAGAAATTCTAATCTTGATTAATGATCCCACAAATAAGGAATATACATTAGTTCATGGAATATTTGGGGCAAAAATGTCGAGGACTTTAATATTATCCATCCTcaatgaaatcaaaaaagtcACTCAAATAGTCGCGAAATTTCCAGAAACTTCATACCCAATTTTGAACGAATCGTCTACTTTCTTAAAACTTGTTCTATCTGAATCGCCAGTGGACTtcgaaaaatttgaaacatTTTTAGTTGATGTAAATAACAAATTTATTGCATTGTGTGAACAGCAGCCATCGCAGGAAAGAGAGTTTTCGTTGTTGGTCAAGGCTGAGATTCCCCTTGAGTATGCCAAAGTGggagattttcttttgcaatATGCGAACAATGCAGTTATTTCACATGCGAATGCGGCTGCGGTATATTTTGCAGACACTAGTGGCCTAAAGATATCCAATACAGAGTTTTTCAACTCTAAAATATTTCATCTATTGCAACCACTGGAAAAGGGATTGATCGTTGATGTTGATCAATTACCCAAAGACTGTAGAACTTCTAAATCTTTTAGTAAGTTATTGTACGATGATGTAACCTGTGATAAGTTGAGCAAGTCTGAAATATCTGATGGAAAGCTTAAGAGATGTAGTAGGTGCGGTTCCGTCACGAGAGCAGGCAATACAATATCGAGCGGCAAGACGATTGTACCAACGAGCATTCAAACCAAGAGGTGGCCCACTATGTACACAAGGCTATGCATATGTTCAGGTATGCTGTTTGAGATGGAGAACTGA